The following are encoded together in the Mesoterricola sediminis genome:
- a CDS encoding ATP-binding protein: MNAAKADPTGGPILVGLGSDARSLRLVHAGFRMASERGCPWRVVHVEVPGWNTPEESDQARVWLQEASELGAEALWVRAPSVVSGLLAQARGRTPSLIILGLARARGPWDRLERSRIHALLGRHLDVPLLAVPLDGDAPREPRGDVFRDLVGVGAALAVILVLAGIFGAALAVEIGFPALALVFGLAIWFIHQRWGLATALAGVAGSLALYAGVFPGPARGLAVGDWPHLAAFAANQGGVLLLVHLLERLRREYRAGRIAQAESVLLMLLGRSLARCSTIEEVAEVLTQRIQGLFHAEAWMRLPAEGGGWRSYPEGRPAPPCPAPEQMLPAFAAAPAGEDPLAPLHLAPCAYVPLGGPAGPAGLLQLRPAGGGSLPQHRWGLLQAFATQGSLALERIRWVEAAQRARVENETERARSALLGAVSHDLRTPLAAIQGAATSLLLPEGALPEASRRDLLAMIRDESVRLARLLGNLLDLTRLESGVLRVQKAWQPLDEVVGSALGRAEREGPLPVDVVLPADLPPVPLDGGLMEQVLLNLLANARRHAGGSPVRLEAWAAGDSVELAVEDRGPGIPEAYHARVFEKFFRMPDRQGDGGVGLGLAICDAILKAHEGRIWVEDRAGGGARFRLSLPTGGPPPEPPLETGP; this comes from the coding sequence GTGAACGCCGCGAAGGCCGACCCCACGGGCGGCCCCATCCTGGTGGGCCTGGGCTCGGACGCCCGGAGCCTGCGACTCGTCCATGCGGGCTTCCGCATGGCGAGTGAACGCGGCTGCCCCTGGCGCGTGGTGCACGTGGAGGTGCCGGGCTGGAACACCCCCGAGGAATCGGACCAGGCGCGGGTCTGGCTGCAGGAGGCCTCGGAACTGGGGGCGGAGGCCCTCTGGGTGCGGGCCCCCTCGGTGGTCTCGGGCCTCCTGGCGCAGGCCCGGGGGCGGACGCCCTCCCTGATCATCCTCGGGCTCGCCCGGGCGCGGGGTCCCTGGGACCGGCTCGAGCGCTCCCGGATCCACGCCCTGCTGGGACGTCACCTGGACGTGCCGCTCCTCGCGGTGCCCCTGGACGGCGACGCCCCCCGGGAGCCGCGGGGCGATGTCTTCCGCGACCTGGTGGGGGTGGGGGCGGCCCTGGCGGTGATCCTCGTCCTCGCCGGCATCTTCGGGGCGGCGCTGGCGGTGGAGATCGGCTTCCCGGCCCTGGCCCTGGTGTTCGGGCTGGCCATCTGGTTCATCCACCAGCGCTGGGGCCTCGCCACCGCGCTGGCGGGCGTCGCCGGGAGCCTCGCCCTCTATGCGGGCGTCTTCCCGGGGCCGGCCCGCGGCCTCGCCGTGGGCGACTGGCCCCACCTGGCGGCCTTCGCGGCCAACCAGGGAGGCGTGCTCCTCCTGGTGCATCTGCTGGAACGCCTGCGCCGGGAGTATCGGGCGGGCCGGATCGCCCAGGCCGAATCCGTGCTGCTCATGCTGCTGGGGCGATCCCTCGCGCGGTGCTCCACCATCGAGGAGGTGGCGGAGGTGCTGACCCAGCGGATCCAGGGGCTCTTCCATGCGGAGGCGTGGATGCGCCTGCCCGCGGAGGGGGGCGGGTGGCGGAGCTACCCGGAAGGGCGGCCGGCGCCCCCCTGTCCCGCCCCGGAGCAGATGCTGCCCGCCTTCGCGGCGGCCCCGGCCGGAGAGGATCCCCTGGCGCCCCTGCACCTGGCCCCCTGCGCCTACGTGCCGCTGGGAGGGCCCGCGGGCCCCGCGGGCCTGCTGCAGCTGCGCCCCGCCGGCGGCGGCTCCCTGCCGCAGCACCGCTGGGGCCTCCTCCAGGCTTTCGCCACCCAGGGCTCCCTGGCCCTGGAGCGGATCCGCTGGGTGGAGGCCGCCCAGCGGGCGCGGGTGGAGAACGAGACGGAGCGGGCCCGGAGCGCCCTCCTGGGGGCGGTCTCCCACGACCTGCGCACGCCCCTGGCGGCCATCCAGGGCGCGGCCACCAGCCTGCTGCTGCCCGAGGGGGCCCTCCCCGAGGCCAGCCGGCGGGACCTGCTCGCCATGATCCGGGACGAGAGCGTTCGCCTGGCCCGCCTCCTGGGCAACCTCCTGGACCTGACGCGCCTGGAGAGCGGCGTGCTGCGGGTCCAGAAGGCCTGGCAACCCCTGGACGAGGTGGTGGGCTCGGCCCTGGGCCGGGCGGAGCGGGAGGGGCCGCTGCCGGTGGACGTGGTCCTGCCCGCCGACCTGCCGCCGGTGCCCTTGGACGGAGGGCTCATGGAGCAGGTGCTCCTGAACCTGCTGGCCAACGCCCGCCGGCACGCGGGCGGCAGTCCGGTGCGGCTGGAGGCCTGGGCCGCCGGCGATTCGGTGGAACTGGCGGTGGAGGACCGGGGGCCCGGGATACCGGAGGCCTACCACGCGCGCGTCTTCGAGAAGTTCTTCCGCATGCCGGACCGCCAAGGGGATGGCGGGGTGGGCCTGGGCCTGGCCATCTGCGACGCCATCCTCAAGGCCCATGAAGGCCGCATCTGGGTGGAGGACCGGGCCGGGGGCGGGGCCCGCTTCCGCCTGTCCCTGCCCACGGGCGGACCCCCGCCCGAACCGCCCCTGGAGACCGGCCCATGA
- a CDS encoding response regulator, protein MMTQPQILIIEDEAALRRFLVPTLEAQGYRVEVAEGGHEGLRQARTHNPDLVLLDLGLPDLDGLEVLRQLRGWSRKPILIISARHQEGEKVAALDLGADDYLTKPFGAAELLARIRVALRHAARPAQDTPLLVLGALRLDLERRDVSVDGTPVHLTPLEYRLLEALARRAGQVVTHAQLLNEVWGPAGAGQTHYLRIYMGTLRRKIEVDPTRPRYLITEPSIGYRLNGEGSGNRPGPEME, encoded by the coding sequence ATGATGACCCAGCCCCAGATCCTGATCATCGAGGACGAGGCCGCCCTGCGGCGGTTCCTGGTTCCCACGCTGGAGGCCCAGGGCTACCGGGTGGAGGTGGCGGAAGGGGGCCACGAGGGCCTCCGGCAGGCCCGCACCCACAACCCGGACCTCGTGCTCCTGGACCTGGGCCTGCCCGACCTGGACGGCCTGGAGGTGCTCCGGCAGCTGCGGGGCTGGAGCCGCAAGCCCATCCTGATCATCTCCGCCCGGCACCAGGAGGGCGAGAAGGTCGCGGCCCTGGACCTGGGCGCCGACGACTACCTGACCAAGCCCTTCGGCGCGGCGGAGCTGCTGGCCCGCATCCGCGTCGCCCTCCGCCACGCGGCCCGGCCGGCGCAGGACACGCCCCTCCTCGTCCTGGGGGCCCTGCGCCTGGACCTGGAGCGCCGGGACGTGTCCGTGGACGGGACGCCGGTGCACCTGACGCCCCTGGAATACCGCCTGCTGGAGGCCCTGGCCCGGCGCGCCGGCCAGGTGGTCACCCACGCCCAGCTCCTGAACGAGGTCTGGGGGCCCGCGGGCGCGGGGCAGACCCACTACCTGCGCATCTACATGGGCACGCTCCGGCGGAAGATCGAGGTGGATCCCACCCGGCCCCGGTACCTGATCACCGAGCCCAGCATCGGCTACCGCCTGAACGGCGAAGGTTCGGGAAACCGGCCGGGACCCGAAATGGAGTAA
- a CDS encoding sensor histidine kinase produces MSFPSPSLRPGLLLAGAAAASLALALAIPFLPGNLPWYVHSFTILAANVLAILACRGRARAVPAEAAGWRLFALGIGIILAGNALWVLLPAPEMARAAWRMALSAATPLGGVCMALGIWRWPWRRVGDHGFPSALGAMVFCLSIVLLPWSQASWVPYYQGEPTIRILATTMLSRLVLAGGVAAYFAAEDPRRLRGPLGWFILNSCLVFLQMAFIAKGVHRLHVAAHSPWLALTPFTSACFLLVPLCERPVEAPEAEPADNPVLAAALLHIPFLASAALIVLQVMRGASPAPWVMGTFLLLTAALVGRQFLLQVQLAASHRTLEARVAERTAELERMQGVALLNERLNAVVVLGAGLVHDLNKGLGSILNAAEVLRMELTRRMKVSGFAVEAIIEAVERSATLSSRVMDFSRQLQEDGEVRDLRRELAALEGLLRLLVPGGVHLQLQPGHEPAPVRIHTEDLKQILVNLVANARDAMPGGGTIRLAVSKEAATGETYLDVEDTGTGIAPEIQARMFDPFVTTKEPGMASGLGLASVRILLDKARARVEVQSQLGAGTRFRLVFPCPAHASA; encoded by the coding sequence ATGTCCTTCCCCTCCCCCAGCCTCCGACCCGGTCTCCTCCTCGCGGGAGCGGCGGCGGCGAGCCTCGCCCTGGCGCTGGCCATCCCCTTCCTGCCGGGCAACCTGCCCTGGTACGTCCACAGCTTCACGATCCTGGCCGCCAACGTCCTGGCGATCCTCGCCTGCCGGGGCCGGGCCCGGGCCGTCCCCGCCGAGGCGGCGGGTTGGCGGCTCTTCGCCCTGGGCATCGGCATCATCCTGGCCGGAAACGCCCTCTGGGTCCTCCTGCCGGCGCCGGAGATGGCTCGGGCCGCCTGGCGGATGGCCCTATCCGCGGCCACGCCCCTCGGGGGGGTGTGCATGGCCCTGGGCATCTGGCGCTGGCCCTGGCGCAGGGTGGGGGACCACGGCTTCCCGAGCGCCCTGGGGGCCATGGTCTTCTGCCTCTCCATCGTGCTCCTCCCCTGGAGCCAGGCCTCCTGGGTGCCCTATTACCAGGGCGAGCCGACGATCCGGATCCTGGCGACGACCATGCTCTCCCGCCTGGTCCTGGCCGGGGGCGTGGCCGCCTACTTTGCCGCGGAAGACCCCCGGCGCCTGCGGGGCCCCCTCGGCTGGTTCATCCTGAACAGCTGTCTGGTCTTCCTGCAGATGGCCTTCATCGCCAAGGGGGTGCACCGCCTCCACGTGGCCGCCCACTCGCCCTGGCTGGCCCTCACGCCCTTCACCTCCGCCTGCTTCCTCCTGGTTCCCCTGTGCGAGCGCCCCGTGGAAGCCCCGGAGGCGGAGCCCGCGGACAACCCCGTCCTGGCGGCCGCCCTCCTCCACATCCCCTTCCTGGCCAGCGCGGCCCTCATCGTCCTGCAGGTGATGCGGGGCGCCTCCCCCGCCCCCTGGGTGATGGGGACCTTCCTCCTGCTGACGGCGGCCCTGGTCGGGCGCCAGTTCCTGCTCCAGGTCCAACTGGCGGCCTCCCACCGCACCCTGGAAGCGCGGGTCGCGGAGCGCACCGCGGAGCTGGAGCGCATGCAGGGTGTGGCCCTCCTGAACGAGCGCCTGAACGCGGTGGTGGTCCTGGGCGCGGGCCTGGTCCACGACCTGAACAAGGGCCTCGGGTCCATCCTCAACGCGGCCGAGGTGCTCCGCATGGAGCTGACCCGCCGCATGAAGGTGTCCGGGTTCGCGGTGGAGGCGATCATCGAGGCGGTGGAGCGGTCCGCCACCCTCTCCTCGCGCGTCATGGACTTCTCCCGGCAGCTCCAGGAGGACGGCGAGGTGCGCGACCTGCGCCGGGAACTGGCGGCCCTGGAGGGCCTGCTGCGGCTCCTGGTCCCGGGGGGCGTCCACCTCCAGCTCCAGCCCGGGCACGAACCGGCCCCCGTGCGGATCCACACCGAGGACCTGAAGCAGATCCTCGTCAACCTGGTGGCCAACGCCCGGGACGCCATGCCCGGGGGCGGGACCATCCGCCTGGCGGTGAGCAAGGAAGCGGCCACCGGCGAGACCTACCTGGATGTGGAAGACACGGGTACCGGCATCGCCCCCGAGATCCAGGCCCGCATGTTCGATCCCTTCGTCACCACCAAGGAGCCCGGCATGGCCTCCGGCCTCGGCCTCGCGTCTGTGCGGATCCTTCTGGACAAGGCCAGGGCCCGGGTGGAGGTGCAGTCCCAGCTGGGGGCCGGCACCCGCTTCCGGCTGGTCTTCCCCTGCCCGGCCCACGCCTCGGCGTGA
- a CDS encoding carbon-nitrogen hydrolase family protein — MRIHLSRFVTTAVDAGLERMDQEGAAAAAAGAELVVFPEGFLHGYLQPADPAALRARFRRLSGDHPRTAFLFGTITEAGRNRLTFWEAGEARAQYDKVHLFRPNGEDRMWAPGDRYVAVRFRDWTLGLLTCNDIRFPEQARALRLEAGADALLVPAWWPWRRDHVWRTLLRARAIENAVFTVGCCVAASEWPGEPFSGAGNHVFDPLGDPIPTDDDHTYVLDRARAAAVLVDPRTTHVPISRVDVC; from the coding sequence ATGAGGATCCACCTGTCCCGCTTCGTGACCACCGCCGTGGACGCCGGCCTGGAGCGCATGGACCAGGAGGGCGCGGCGGCCGCCGCGGCGGGGGCCGAGCTCGTCGTCTTCCCCGAAGGCTTCCTCCACGGCTACCTCCAGCCCGCCGATCCCGCCGCCCTGCGGGCCCGCTTCCGGCGCCTCTCCGGCGACCATCCCCGCACCGCCTTCCTCTTCGGGACGATCACGGAGGCGGGCCGCAACCGCCTCACCTTCTGGGAGGCCGGCGAGGCGCGGGCCCAGTACGACAAGGTGCACCTCTTCCGGCCCAACGGGGAGGACCGGATGTGGGCGCCCGGCGACCGGTACGTGGCCGTGCGCTTCCGGGACTGGACCCTGGGCCTGCTCACCTGCAACGACATCCGGTTTCCCGAGCAGGCCCGCGCGCTGCGCCTGGAGGCGGGCGCCGACGCCCTCCTGGTTCCCGCCTGGTGGCCCTGGCGGCGGGATCACGTCTGGCGCACCCTCCTCCGCGCCCGGGCCATCGAGAACGCCGTATTCACCGTGGGCTGCTGCGTGGCCGCCTCCGAATGGCCCGGGGAACCCTTCTCCGGCGCGGGCAACCACGTGTTCGACCCCCTGGGCGACCCCATCCCCACGGACGACGACCACACCTACGTCCTGGACCGCGCCCGCGCCGCCGCCGTCCTGGTGGACCCCCGCACCACCCACGTCCCCATCTCCCGCGTGGACGTCTGCTAG
- a CDS encoding M13 family metallopeptidase translates to MVRTSCLFLASALAVGLAAQAPMGRGVHPADLDPATAPCQDFFQYANGGWLKAHPIPADRATWGGFNEVEERNSALLKEILEEAAASQAPAGSVPRQVGDFYRAGMDVKGLAKAGLAPLRPLLARVEAVKDARGLAQELARLRVLGLGAGFRFNVVVDDRDSGAYAAELAQGGLGLPDRDDYLLDTDRARDLRASYRTYLAGLLELAGEKPALARAHAAMALEVEARLAQASMTRVELRNPQALYNRRTLAELKALAPAFDWEAYFREAGLAAPATLLVRQPRFLEALSALGRDLPAAQWRAYLKVRVLDGAAPCLDEAFERLHFAFHSTTVRGIRDMSPRWKRVLRAEDQALGDSLGRMYVARAFPARARTRMAALITNLRGALRARIQALAWMSPATREAAVKKLDALTVKIGHPDVWRDDSALKIEATGYFGNVTRAAAFAFRADLAKLGRPVDRTEWSMTAPTVNAYYEPTRNEIVFPAGILQPPFFDPEADDAVNYGAIGMVIGHELTHGFDDEGCQYDAQGNLRDWWTEADKRAYAARTDLVVRQYDALEALPGLPLNGRLTLGENIADLGGLKIAYAAFQASLAGHPRPAPIDGFTAEQRFFLGYAQCWHFHAREAAARVLAATDPHSPAKARVNGPLSNLPEFFEAFGCREEGPMHRPESARPTLW, encoded by the coding sequence TTGGTCCGCACGTCCTGTCTCTTCCTCGCTTCTGCCCTCGCCGTGGGCCTGGCCGCCCAGGCGCCCATGGGCCGGGGCGTCCACCCCGCCGACCTGGATCCCGCCACGGCCCCCTGCCAGGACTTCTTCCAGTACGCCAACGGCGGCTGGCTCAAGGCCCATCCCATCCCGGCCGATCGCGCGACCTGGGGCGGCTTCAACGAGGTGGAGGAACGCAACAGCGCCCTCCTGAAGGAGATCCTGGAGGAGGCCGCGGCCTCGCAGGCGCCCGCCGGGTCCGTGCCCCGCCAGGTCGGGGACTTCTACCGCGCGGGCATGGACGTGAAGGGCCTCGCCAAGGCGGGCCTGGCCCCCCTCCGGCCCCTGCTGGCCCGGGTGGAGGCCGTGAAGGACGCCCGGGGGCTGGCCCAGGAACTGGCCCGCCTGCGGGTCCTGGGCCTGGGCGCCGGGTTCCGCTTCAACGTGGTGGTGGACGACCGGGACAGCGGGGCCTACGCGGCCGAACTGGCCCAGGGCGGGCTGGGCCTGCCCGACCGGGACGACTACCTGCTGGACACGGACCGCGCCCGGGACCTGCGGGCCAGCTACCGCACCTACCTGGCCGGCCTCCTGGAACTGGCCGGCGAGAAGCCGGCCCTCGCCCGGGCCCACGCCGCCATGGCCCTGGAGGTGGAGGCCCGCCTCGCCCAGGCCTCCATGACCCGGGTGGAGCTGCGGAATCCCCAGGCCCTCTACAACCGCCGCACCCTGGCCGAACTCAAGGCCCTGGCCCCCGCCTTCGACTGGGAGGCCTACTTCCGGGAGGCGGGCCTCGCCGCGCCGGCGACCCTGCTGGTGCGCCAGCCCCGCTTCCTCGAGGCCCTCTCCGCCCTCGGCCGGGACCTGCCGGCCGCCCAGTGGCGGGCCTACCTCAAGGTGCGCGTCCTGGATGGGGCGGCGCCCTGCCTGGACGAGGCCTTCGAGCGCCTCCACTTCGCCTTCCACAGCACCACCGTGCGGGGGATCCGGGACATGAGCCCCCGGTGGAAACGGGTGCTCCGCGCCGAGGACCAGGCCCTGGGGGATTCGCTGGGCCGCATGTACGTGGCCCGGGCCTTCCCGGCCCGCGCCCGGACCCGCATGGCGGCCCTCATCACGAACCTGCGCGGGGCCCTGCGGGCGCGGATCCAGGCCCTGGCCTGGATGAGCCCGGCCACCCGGGAGGCGGCCGTGAAGAAGCTGGACGCCCTCACGGTCAAGATCGGCCACCCGGACGTGTGGCGCGATGACAGCGCCCTGAAGATCGAGGCCACCGGCTACTTCGGCAACGTCACCCGCGCGGCGGCCTTCGCCTTCCGGGCGGACCTGGCGAAGCTGGGCAGGCCCGTGGACCGCACCGAGTGGAGCATGACCGCCCCCACCGTGAACGCCTACTACGAGCCCACCCGCAACGAGATCGTCTTCCCCGCCGGCATCCTCCAGCCCCCCTTCTTCGATCCGGAGGCGGACGACGCCGTGAACTACGGCGCCATCGGCATGGTGATCGGCCACGAACTGACCCACGGGTTCGACGACGAGGGCTGCCAGTACGACGCCCAGGGCAACCTGCGCGACTGGTGGACGGAGGCCGACAAGCGGGCCTACGCCGCCCGGACGGATCTCGTGGTCCGCCAGTACGACGCCCTGGAGGCCCTGCCGGGGCTGCCCCTCAACGGACGCCTCACCCTGGGCGAGAACATCGCCGACCTGGGCGGCCTCAAGATCGCCTACGCCGCCTTCCAGGCCTCCCTGGCGGGCCATCCGCGCCCCGCCCCCATCGATGGCTTCACGGCCGAGCAGCGGTTCTTCCTGGGCTACGCCCAGTGCTGGCACTTCCACGCCCGGGAGGCCGCGGCCCGCGTGCTGGCGGCCACCGACCCCCACAGTCCCGCCAAGGCCCGGGTCAACGGACCCCTCTCCAACCTGCCGGAGTTCTTCGAGGCCTTCGGGTGCCGGGAGGAGGGTCCCATGCACCGGCCGGAATCCGCCCGCCCCACCCTCTGGTAG
- a CDS encoding heavy metal translocating P-type ATPase — protein sequence MSEPGTHCDLCLTPIGATRAVRHAGGKRLDFCCPGCATVHDLLGPEEARRLGPTFRAGPREGGQPPGPYLEAWFKLDGLACGACAPLVEGILQARPGVVKATVEPVSEVAQVLYAPGAISKEAIQEQAARHGFPAREIHPAEDPEDTGGGVHGPLRLVLAIVLGANAMMNAMVMYAAYARDAGVDWLANLVFMERLYDPDPLPLTVRNAFTLTTGLAALPVLLYCGWPIMVTGWRRVRLGAPNTDSLVGAGALLAFAVSLYSALVLHSHHVYFDTASMLVSLLVIGRAIEGGAKGKARRAVAGLLQLAAPTAEVAEGDGWRERPAEAVPPGARVRVRQGGRIPVDGRVVEGTGWCDASSLTGEGRPVPLDLGAPALAGTLLTSGTVVLEAQATGEDTRLAHIVARVRRTLATRAPIQLTADRIAAVFMPVVLALALLAGFVAAARGAAASQALMAGVAVLVVACPCALGLATPMVLVSAVAACARRGILLKSADVLERAPAIRALILDKTGTLTTGRLDFTGARHAGPEAEALLLAAALEEVSSHPLAERLFREGATLARERGLALPTVDARTELPGLGVTGRVDGQTVLIGRPAWLQAQGVSAPEAWWQGDGLEGSLVMLARDGRALALWGLGDPLRPEAPAAVQALTRLGIQCWLVSGDRLEACLAVAAQVGIPADRVKAGALPIEKGEQLAWLQQNVGPTAMAGDGVNDAVALSQADLGVALGHGAGVALETAGVVLVHRDLRRIPAFLGLARLAMRRIRQNLGWALVYNALLIPLALSGHIHPILAATAMMASSISVVLNSGRPLSLASRARDLEQQS from the coding sequence GTGAGTGAACCCGGGACCCACTGCGATCTCTGCCTGACCCCCATCGGCGCGACGCGCGCCGTCCGCCACGCCGGCGGGAAGCGCCTGGACTTCTGCTGCCCGGGCTGCGCCACCGTCCATGATCTCCTGGGACCCGAGGAGGCCCGCCGCCTGGGGCCCACCTTCCGGGCCGGCCCCCGCGAGGGCGGCCAGCCCCCGGGCCCCTACCTGGAGGCCTGGTTCAAGCTGGACGGCCTGGCCTGCGGGGCCTGCGCCCCCCTGGTGGAGGGCATCCTGCAGGCCCGCCCCGGCGTCGTGAAGGCCACCGTCGAGCCCGTGTCCGAGGTGGCCCAGGTCCTGTACGCCCCCGGCGCCATCAGCAAGGAGGCCATCCAGGAGCAGGCCGCCCGCCACGGCTTCCCCGCCCGGGAGATCCACCCGGCCGAGGACCCCGAGGACACCGGCGGGGGCGTCCACGGCCCCCTCCGCCTGGTCCTGGCCATCGTGCTGGGGGCCAACGCCATGATGAACGCCATGGTCATGTACGCCGCCTACGCCCGGGACGCGGGGGTGGACTGGCTGGCGAACCTGGTGTTCATGGAGCGCCTCTACGACCCGGACCCCCTGCCCCTGACCGTGCGCAACGCCTTCACCCTCACCACGGGCCTGGCGGCCCTGCCCGTCCTCCTCTACTGCGGCTGGCCCATCATGGTGACCGGCTGGCGGCGGGTGCGCCTGGGAGCCCCCAACACCGACAGCCTGGTGGGGGCCGGGGCCCTGCTGGCCTTCGCCGTGAGCCTCTATTCGGCCCTGGTGCTCCACAGCCACCACGTGTACTTCGACACCGCCAGCATGCTGGTCTCCCTCCTGGTGATCGGCCGGGCCATTGAAGGCGGCGCCAAGGGCAAGGCCCGGCGGGCCGTCGCCGGCCTCCTCCAGCTGGCCGCCCCCACCGCCGAGGTGGCGGAGGGCGACGGCTGGCGGGAGCGGCCCGCGGAGGCCGTGCCCCCCGGCGCCAGGGTGCGGGTCCGCCAGGGCGGGCGGATCCCCGTGGACGGCCGGGTGGTGGAAGGCACCGGCTGGTGCGACGCCTCCTCCCTCACCGGCGAAGGCCGCCCCGTCCCCCTGGACCTGGGCGCCCCGGCCCTGGCCGGCACCCTGCTCACCTCCGGCACCGTCGTGCTGGAGGCCCAGGCCACCGGGGAAGACACGCGCCTGGCCCACATCGTGGCCCGGGTGCGGCGCACCCTCGCCACCCGCGCGCCCATCCAGCTCACCGCCGACCGCATCGCCGCGGTGTTCATGCCGGTGGTCCTGGCCCTGGCCCTCCTGGCCGGCTTCGTGGCCGCGGCCCGCGGGGCCGCCGCGTCCCAGGCCCTCATGGCCGGCGTGGCCGTCCTGGTGGTGGCCTGCCCCTGCGCCCTCGGCCTGGCGACCCCCATGGTCCTCGTCTCCGCCGTGGCCGCCTGCGCCCGGCGGGGCATCCTGCTGAAGAGCGCGGACGTGCTGGAGCGGGCCCCCGCCATCCGGGCGCTGATCCTCGACAAGACGGGCACCCTCACGACGGGCCGGCTGGACTTCACCGGCGCCCGCCACGCCGGGCCCGAGGCCGAGGCCCTGCTCCTGGCCGCCGCCCTGGAGGAGGTCTCCAGCCACCCCCTGGCCGAACGGCTCTTCCGGGAAGGGGCGACCCTGGCCCGGGAGCGGGGCCTGGCCCTGCCCACGGTGGACGCCCGCACCGAGCTCCCGGGCCTGGGCGTGACGGGGCGGGTGGACGGCCAAACCGTCCTCATCGGCCGCCCCGCCTGGCTCCAGGCCCAGGGGGTGTCCGCGCCGGAGGCCTGGTGGCAGGGAGATGGGCTGGAGGGTTCCCTGGTCATGCTGGCCCGGGACGGCCGGGCCCTGGCCCTCTGGGGCCTGGGCGACCCCCTGCGGCCCGAGGCGCCCGCCGCGGTGCAGGCCCTCACCCGCCTGGGCATCCAGTGCTGGCTGGTGAGCGGAGACCGCCTGGAGGCCTGCCTTGCGGTGGCCGCCCAGGTGGGCATCCCCGCCGACCGCGTCAAGGCGGGCGCGCTACCGATCGAAAAGGGCGAACAATTGGCCTGGCTCCAGCAGAACGTGGGCCCCACGGCCATGGCCGGCGACGGCGTGAACGATGCGGTGGCCCTCTCCCAGGCCGACCTGGGCGTGGCCCTGGGCCACGGGGCGGGCGTCGCCCTGGAAACGGCGGGGGTGGTGCTCGTGCACCGGGACCTGCGCCGGATCCCCGCCTTCCTGGGCCTGGCCCGGCTCGCCATGCGCCGCATCCGGCAGAACCTCGGCTGGGCCCTGGTCTACAATGCGCTCCTCATCCCGCTCGCCCTCTCGGGCCACATCCACCCCATCCTCGCGGCCACGGCCATGATGGCCTCGAGCATCAGCGTCGTGCTCAACAGCGGCCGGCCCCTCTCCCTCGCGTCCAGGGCCCGGGACCTGGAACAACAGTCATAA
- the prfB gene encoding peptide chain release factor 2, with amino-acid sequence MDFETLVRAKNELEPRVDQLRRHLDAERKALELEQIEEQTAAPGFWDDPEAAKPVLKKRGVLTDEIALSKKLGGGLEDLETALELAREDAEMLLEAETLEGQLRSVVEDAELRMMLSGELDQNNAIVAIAPGAGGTESCDWAAMLLRMYLRYCESRGWKTETLDYQEGDEAGIKGATILVSAPYAYGYLRAEAGVHRLVRISPFDAAKRRHTSFAAVYVSPEVDDTIEIDIPEKDLRVDVFRASGAGGQHVNRTESAVRFTHLPTGIVVSCQNERSQIQNRATALKVLKGRLYELERRKIEERVAAFSGEKADVAWGSQIRSYVLAPYQMVKDHRTLEETSQTQKVLDGDLDAFIRSQLLAKSLKTRE; translated from the coding sequence ATGGACTTTGAAACCCTCGTCAGGGCCAAGAACGAACTCGAACCCCGGGTGGACCAGCTCCGCCGCCACCTGGATGCCGAGCGCAAGGCCCTCGAACTGGAACAGATAGAAGAGCAGACCGCGGCACCCGGCTTCTGGGACGACCCCGAGGCCGCCAAGCCCGTGCTCAAGAAGCGGGGGGTCCTCACCGACGAGATCGCCCTCTCGAAGAAGCTGGGCGGCGGGCTCGAGGACCTGGAGACGGCCCTGGAGCTGGCCCGGGAGGACGCGGAGATGCTCCTGGAGGCCGAGACCCTGGAGGGCCAGCTGCGGAGCGTGGTGGAGGACGCCGAGCTGCGGATGATGCTCAGCGGCGAGCTGGACCAGAACAACGCCATCGTGGCCATCGCCCCCGGCGCCGGCGGCACCGAGAGCTGCGACTGGGCCGCCATGCTCCTGCGCATGTACCTGCGCTACTGCGAGTCCCGCGGCTGGAAGACCGAGACCCTCGACTACCAGGAGGGGGACGAGGCCGGGATCAAGGGCGCCACCATCCTCGTCAGCGCGCCTTACGCCTACGGGTACCTCCGAGCCGAGGCCGGGGTCCACCGCCTCGTGCGGATCTCCCCCTTCGACGCGGCCAAGCGGCGCCACACGAGCTTCGCCGCCGTCTACGTCAGCCCCGAGGTGGACGACACCATCGAGATCGACATCCCGGAGAAGGACCTGCGGGTGGACGTCTTCCGCGCCAGCGGCGCCGGCGGCCAGCACGTGAACCGGACCGAGAGCGCCGTGCGCTTCACCCACCTCCCCACCGGGATCGTGGTGAGCTGCCAGAACGAGCGCAGCCAGATCCAGAACCGCGCCACCGCCCTCAAGGTCCTCAAGGGCCGCCTCTACGAGCTGGAGCGGCGGAAGATCGAGGAGCGGGTGGCCGCCTTCTCCGGGGAGAAGGCCGACGTGGCCTGGGGCTCCCAGATCCGCAGCTACGTGCTGGCGCCCTACCAGATGGTCAAGGACCACCGGACCCTGGAGGAGACCAGCCAGACCCAGAAGGTGCTGGATGGGGACCTGGACGCCTTCATCCGCTCCCAGCTTCTGGCCAAGAGCCTGAAGACCCGTGAGTGA